From one Mytilus trossulus isolate FHL-02 chromosome 10, PNRI_Mtr1.1.1.hap1, whole genome shotgun sequence genomic stretch:
- the LOC134686942 gene encoding uncharacterized protein LOC134686942, with product MTFLVKMAAPMDDQEVISTEKPSLHNDEKKSSKHKEIIFFAGLTGVSLIGGFSFALGRTKKEDPTMFVKGISKGRQNVSGSSLGVRALGLATLFSVSGVGLMFLAAYKISGASNLKDFFSKVEKGTPKLPKKESTGRNEFGSIQELVDYIVQGGKG from the exons ATGACCTTTCTGGTCAAAATGGCTGCCCCCATGGATGATCAAGAAGTTATCAGCACAGAAAAACCTTCATTGCATAATGATGAAAAGAAGAGTAGCAAACACAAAG aaataatattttttgctgGTTTAACTGGAGTATCTTTGATAGGTGGTTTCAGTTTTGCACTTGGAAGGACAAAAAAGGAAGACCCTACCATGTTTGTTAAA gGAATTTCAAAAGGGAGACAAAATGTTTCCGGTTCATCTTTAGGAGTGAGAGCTTTAGGATTGGCAACACTGTTTTCAGTATCTGGAGTTGGATTGATGTTTTTAGCAGCGTACAAAATATCTGGAGCTTCAAAT CTTAAAGATTTCTTCAGCAAAGTAGAAAAGGGAACACCAAAATTACCTAAAAAGGAATCAACTGGGAGAAATGAATTTGGAAGTATACAAGAACTTGTTGATTACATTGTTCAAGGTGGAAAAGGGTAG